One segment of Gemmatimonadota bacterium DNA contains the following:
- a CDS encoding DUF2312 domain-containing protein, protein MTDIPATAGVTADQLRSFIDRLERLSEEKRALSEDMKEVFAEAKSAGFDTKIMRQILRIRGMDEADLHEQEELLEVYKRALGMAPDIEG, encoded by the coding sequence ATGACCGACATCCCCGCCACAGCCGGCGTCACCGCCGACCAACTCCGCTCGTTCATCGATCGCCTGGAACGTCTGTCCGAGGAGAAGAGGGCCCTGTCCGAGGACATGAAGGAGGTGTTCGCCGAGGCCAAGTCGGCCGGGTTCGACACCAAGATCATGCGCCAAATCCTCCGCATTCGCGGCATGGACGAGGCCGATCTGCACGAGCAGGAAGAGCTTCTGGAGGTCTACAAGCGGGCGCTAGGCATGGCGCCGGACATCGAGGGCTGA
- a CDS encoding Mu-like prophage major head subunit gpT family protein: MAINRALIAKQLVPGINALFGDTYNAIPKTWDKIFQVMSSDRAYEEDVKLGAPGLASDKAEGSSVSYEQWGEEYTVRYQHVMVAKGFIITEEALEDNLYERGAMRHARAIGRSMAITKEIKGASILNNAFTAGSYAGGDGVALCSASHPVGVYTNSNTAAVDLSESALDAMYVGMSSWVDSGGKLFAARPKMLIVPPALASTAERLLKTQLRVDTANNDVNWIVSSNLLPDGYMVNQWLTDPDAWFVKTDVEHSLIHFKRSGVKKRMTEDEDTFSLKVNFSERYSFGFSDPLGIYGSSGG; this comes from the coding sequence ATGGCAATCAATCGTGCCCTCATCGCCAAGCAGCTGGTCCCTGGGATCAACGCGCTTTTCGGCGACACCTACAACGCGATCCCCAAGACCTGGGACAAGATTTTTCAGGTCATGTCTTCCGACCGCGCCTACGAAGAGGACGTCAAGCTGGGTGCGCCCGGCCTCGCCTCGGACAAGGCGGAAGGCTCCTCGGTCTCCTACGAGCAGTGGGGCGAGGAATACACGGTCCGCTACCAGCACGTCATGGTGGCGAAGGGCTTCATCATCACGGAAGAGGCCCTGGAGGACAATCTCTACGAGCGCGGCGCGATGCGTCACGCCCGGGCGATCGGCCGGTCCATGGCGATCACCAAGGAGATCAAGGGCGCCTCGATCCTCAACAACGCGTTCACCGCCGGCTCGTATGCGGGTGGTGACGGCGTCGCGCTCTGCTCGGCCTCGCACCCGGTCGGCGTCTACACCAACTCCAACACGGCGGCAGTGGACCTGTCCGAATCCGCCCTGGACGCGATGTATGTCGGCATGTCGTCGTGGGTCGATTCGGGCGGCAAGCTGTTCGCGGCTCGCCCGAAGATGCTGATCGTCCCGCCGGCCCTCGCGAGCACCGCGGAACGCCTGCTGAAGACCCAGCTTCGCGTCGACACCGCGAACAACGACGTGAACTGGATCGTCTCGTCGAACCTGCTGCCCGACGGGTACATGGTCAACCAGTGGCTGACCGACCCCGACGCGTGGTTCGTCAAGACGGACGTCGAGCACTCGTTGATCCATTTCAAGCGCTCGGGCGTGAAGAAGCGGATGACGGAGGACGAGGACACCTTCTCGCTGAAGGTGAACTTCTCCGAGCGATACAGCTTCGGCTTCTCCGATCCCCTCGGCATCTACGGCTCGTCCGGCGGCTGA
- a CDS encoding class I SAM-dependent methyltransferase: MAIEPTYLCILRAAFRAVLPPRGNRKALGLGYPDLLIPDDQIDVEGIPIRPDSDAVLRWHGMTGHLPHVRDSVAWFAQMGFTLDCIDAHPTRDCERKVDLNEPLPGGMVGAYDLVVDTGTLEHCFNVGSAFRNAWAALKVGGVFCHAAPMTKINHGFWSFNPTVYPDFFEDNGGDIIVLKAATGAVLGHPEFHDVPHHQRFRCPDNLGLYVVARKREDVPFRWPTQRKYRNSGGAI, translated from the coding sequence ATGGCAATCGAGCCCACATACCTCTGCATCCTCCGCGCCGCGTTCCGCGCGGTCCTGCCGCCACGAGGAAACCGCAAGGCCCTCGGGCTCGGGTATCCCGACCTTCTGATCCCCGACGACCAGATCGACGTCGAAGGTATCCCGATCCGGCCTGACAGCGATGCCGTCCTGCGTTGGCACGGTATGACAGGCCATCTCCCCCACGTCCGGGATTCCGTGGCGTGGTTCGCGCAGATGGGCTTCACGCTTGACTGCATCGACGCCCACCCAACACGGGATTGCGAGCGCAAGGTCGACCTGAACGAACCCCTTCCCGGGGGCATGGTCGGGGCATACGACCTCGTCGTCGACACCGGCACCCTCGAACATTGCTTCAATGTCGGGAGCGCCTTCCGAAACGCATGGGCGGCCCTTAAAGTCGGGGGCGTGTTCTGCCACGCAGCTCCGATGACGAAGATCAACCACGGCTTCTGGTCGTTCAACCCGACGGTCTACCCAGACTTCTTCGAGGACAATGGGGGAGATATCATCGTCCTCAAAGCCGCCACGGGCGCTGTCCTCGGCCATCCCGAGTTCCATGACGTCCCCCACCATCAGCGGTTCAGGTGCCCCGACAATCTCGGCCTTTACGTCGTAGCCCGGAAACGCGAAGACGTACCGTTCCGGTGGCCCACCCAACGCAAGTACCGGAACTCCGGGGGCGCGATTTGA
- a CDS encoding site-specific DNA-methyltransferase — MANRVEHIGDATLHLGDCLEILPTLGKVDAVVTDPPYGVGFVGKTENDGRKNRGGYASFPDDDPAYIIQRVESALAIAERGVVTPGTRILSKYPEWRDMGVFFVPGGVGLGRWGFCCSHPILYYGNRPKRPGMWPTSFSDAKPMPSDYGHPTAKPIEWMERLVNIASLPEDTILDPFMGSGTTGVACAKLGRKFIGIEIDPGYFDIACLRIEDAYRQRDLFRDAAPIPKPVQTTLLGDAE, encoded by the coding sequence ATGGCAAACCGGGTCGAGCACATCGGCGATGCGACGCTGCATCTGGGCGACTGCTTGGAAATCCTCCCGACACTCGGGAAGGTGGATGCGGTGGTGACGGACCCGCCGTATGGGGTCGGGTTCGTCGGCAAAACAGAGAACGACGGGCGCAAGAACCGCGGCGGCTATGCCTCGTTCCCGGACGATGATCCTGCGTACATCATCCAGCGTGTTGAATCGGCGCTGGCGATAGCGGAGCGAGGTGTTGTAACGCCGGGCACTCGCATACTTTCAAAGTATCCTGAGTGGCGTGACATGGGAGTTTTCTTCGTCCCTGGTGGTGTGGGGCTAGGTCGCTGGGGATTCTGCTGTTCTCATCCGATCTTATACTACGGCAACCGCCCGAAGCGCCCCGGAATGTGGCCAACATCCTTCAGCGACGCCAAGCCAATGCCAAGCGACTACGGGCACCCTACCGCTAAGCCAATTGAGTGGATGGAACGGCTTGTGAACATTGCAAGCCTACCAGAAGACACCATCCTCGACCCCTTCATGGGCTCCGGCACCACGGGCGTTGCTTGCGCGAAGTTGGGCCGGAAGTTCATCGGCATCGAGATCGACCCCGGATACTTCGACATAGCCTGCCTGCGGATCGAGGACGCCTACCGCCAGCGCGACCTATTCCGCGACGCCGCTCCCATTCCAAAGCCCGTCCAGACTACCCTGCTCGGGGACGCGGAATGA
- a CDS encoding DNA cytosine methyltransferase yields the protein MKGGTMFSGIGAPECAAPWIDWRWCSEIDLFPSAVHATRFPGVRNLGDVTKVEWDAVEPVDVVVWGSPCQAFSVAGRRAGLDDPRGDLTLVGLAALGRVRSRWMVWENVPGVLSIDGGRTFGTVLGLMGELGYGVAYRVLDAQHFGVPQRRRRVFVVGCLGDWRRAAAVLFERASLSRNPAPGREAREDLARPLAAGSARGSGYRNDADTAENLPILPHQSASPTAVRRLMPVEAERLQGFPDGWTDILYRGKPAADGPRYKAIGNSMAVPVLSWLLDRIRQVDALQIASAA from the coding sequence ATGAAGGGCGGCACGATGTTCAGCGGCATCGGCGCCCCGGAGTGCGCGGCGCCGTGGATCGACTGGCGCTGGTGTTCGGAGATCGACCTGTTCCCGTCCGCCGTTCACGCCACACGGTTTCCCGGAGTTCGCAATCTCGGCGACGTGACGAAGGTGGAGTGGGATGCGGTCGAGCCAGTTGACGTTGTTGTCTGGGGCTCCCCCTGCCAGGCGTTCAGCGTCGCCGGACGCCGAGCGGGATTGGACGATCCGCGTGGCGACCTCACCCTCGTCGGCCTTGCGGCTCTTGGCCGAGTTCGCTCCCGATGGATGGTTTGGGAGAACGTCCCCGGCGTCCTGTCGATCGACGGAGGGCGGACATTTGGAACCGTCCTCGGGCTCATGGGCGAACTCGGGTATGGGGTCGCCTACCGAGTTCTTGACGCTCAGCACTTCGGAGTTCCCCAGCGCCGGCGTCGCGTCTTCGTTGTCGGATGTCTTGGAGACTGGCGACGTGCCGCAGCGGTACTTTTTGAGCGAGCGAGCCTGTCAAGGAATCCTGCGCCGGGCCGAGAGGCGCGGGAAGACCTTGCCCGCCCCCTTGCTGCGGGCTCTGCGCGCGGCAGCGGATACCGGAACGACGCCGACACCGCCGAGAATTTGCCGATCTTGCCACATCAAAGCGCATCACCGACCGCCGTCAGGAGGCTGATGCCTGTTGAGGCGGAACGCCTACAGGGCTTTCCCGACGGCTGGACCGACATCCTCTATCGCGGCAAGCCGGCGGCGGACGGGCCTCGATACAAGGCCATCGGAAACAGCATGGCCGTCCCTGTGCTGTCTTGGCTGCTCGACCGCATCCGCCAGGTCGATGCGCTACAGATCGCGAGCGCCGCATGA
- a CDS encoding helix-turn-helix transcriptional regulator, with protein MAVDPLVAELIAARTTRRWSQDSLSDAIGVAKNSLSRWETGTSTPGLAMLRAWAGALGYDLVLVKRGK; from the coding sequence ATGGCCGTTGACCCGCTGGTCGCCGAGCTGATTGCCGCCAGGACGACGCGCCGCTGGTCCCAGGACAGCCTGTCCGATGCGATCGGGGTCGCGAAAAACTCGCTCAGCCGCTGGGAGACCGGCACCAGTACACCGGGCCTCGCCATGCTCCGCGCCTGGGCCGGTGCGCTGGGATACGACCTCGTGCTGGTGAAGCGGGGGAAGTGA
- a CDS encoding tetratricopeptide repeat protein, whose product MEARSPAEASRTPREASESPRPEDAADGAALHPAIAARLLNFGVDARQRKDNAEAIGAFQQAIRSVPGEVPPVFNLGEALLAEGRHEEAVDWLWRAVRICPQGPSSRHGWYNLGIAHWKMGRPEEALMFLERALLAAPTDPEVRHNIAVISLSVGRYERGWSEYVWRLVVKRNKRPLAPLPEWFDRSVYLRCEQGLGDILYFFRWLPALRARGVTEVYSKYPAKIAPVMRRAFPDVIEGFGPEDAVDLFIGDLPMLTGGFDVAPPVMFPDPPAKTIRPAGQRKHVGVTWRAGTRFDLGQWKEARPELVADMLRKANAIPFLLQRGATADEKRLFGPEAVDLCEAAEQPATVLDLLPNLDAYVTVSNTNVHLAAGLPEHSRPAMHVLVTHPPEARWLVRGDSSPWFPGMTAYRQNYRGEWEPQTFDRIKEALTDAD is encoded by the coding sequence ATGGAAGCCCGAAGTCCCGCGGAAGCGTCCAGGACGCCGCGCGAAGCGAGCGAAAGCCCGCGACCGGAAGACGCCGCTGATGGGGCCGCGCTCCATCCAGCGATAGCCGCAAGGCTGCTCAACTTCGGGGTCGATGCCCGACAGCGGAAGGACAACGCGGAAGCTATCGGGGCCTTTCAGCAGGCCATTCGTTCCGTCCCCGGCGAAGTCCCCCCGGTGTTCAATCTCGGGGAGGCGCTTCTCGCGGAAGGCCGACACGAGGAGGCGGTGGACTGGCTATGGCGGGCGGTCCGTATCTGTCCGCAGGGGCCAAGTTCCCGGCATGGCTGGTACAATCTCGGCATCGCTCATTGGAAGATGGGGCGCCCCGAAGAGGCGCTGATGTTCCTGGAGCGGGCGTTGCTCGCCGCTCCGACCGACCCCGAGGTCCGGCACAACATCGCCGTCATCTCCCTGTCCGTGGGCAGGTACGAACGGGGTTGGTCCGAATACGTCTGGCGCCTCGTCGTGAAGCGCAACAAGCGCCCACTGGCGCCGCTTCCCGAGTGGTTCGACCGCTCGGTCTATCTCCGGTGCGAACAGGGGCTCGGCGACATCCTCTACTTCTTCCGCTGGCTTCCCGCGCTCCGCGCCCGTGGCGTGACCGAGGTTTATTCCAAGTACCCGGCCAAGATCGCCCCGGTGATGCGCCGCGCCTTCCCTGACGTGATCGAGGGGTTCGGTCCCGAGGACGCGGTGGATCTGTTCATCGGCGATCTGCCGATGCTCACGGGAGGGTTCGATGTCGCCCCCCCGGTGATGTTCCCCGATCCCCCGGCAAAAACGATCCGACCAGCCGGGCAACGAAAGCACGTCGGGGTCACATGGCGCGCGGGAACCCGGTTCGATCTGGGGCAGTGGAAAGAGGCGCGGCCGGAGCTGGTCGCGGACATGCTGCGCAAGGCCAACGCCATTCCGTTCCTGCTCCAGCGCGGCGCCACGGCCGACGAGAAGCGGTTGTTCGGTCCCGAGGCGGTGGATCTGTGCGAGGCGGCAGAGCAGCCGGCAACGGTGCTCGACCTGCTCCCCAATCTCGACGCCTACGTGACGGTATCGAACACCAACGTCCACCTCGCCGCCGGGCTCCCCGAGCATTCCAGGCCGGCGATGCACGTCCTCGTCACGCACCCCCCGGAGGCCCGCTGGCTGGTCCGGGGCGACAGCAGCCCATGGTTCCCGGGCATGACGGCTTATCGTCAGAACTACCGCGGCGAATGGGAGCCCCAGACATTCGACCGCATCAAGGAAGCCCTCACTGATGCCGATTGA
- a CDS encoding DUF1376 domain-containing protein, protein MPIYWGDYLRDTGHLSAAEHGAYLLLLGHYWTTGAPLPDDEHALRRIARMEASEWRRSRATIRAFFQVGDGVWRHKRVDAELEKARAIYRKRVEAANRRVEG, encoded by the coding sequence ATGCCGATCTACTGGGGCGACTACCTCCGGGATACCGGCCACCTGTCGGCGGCAGAGCACGGCGCCTATCTGCTGCTGCTCGGCCACTACTGGACGACGGGCGCGCCGTTGCCGGACGACGAGCACGCGCTGCGTCGAATCGCCAGGATGGAGGCGTCGGAGTGGCGGCGGTCCCGGGCGACGATCCGGGCATTCTTCCAGGTCGGCGATGGCGTGTGGCGTCACAAGCGCGTCGACGCCGAGCTGGAGAAGGCGAGGGCGATCTACCGCAAACGCGTCGAGGCGGCGAACCGCCGGGTGGAAGGGTAA
- a CDS encoding VRR-NUC domain-containing protein: protein MRRPEQALHRAAIQYLDAVLPAEAWAFHVPNGGARTTAEGGILKAMGVRPGIPDLCIVWQGRAHWIELKAGKGKPSDAQNAAAGRLAQCGCPPVLLARSLDDVATCLRAFGIPTREARAAA, encoded by the coding sequence GTGCGCCGCCCGGAGCAGGCGCTGCACCGCGCCGCGATCCAGTACCTCGACGCCGTGCTACCGGCCGAGGCATGGGCGTTTCACGTCCCGAATGGCGGTGCCAGGACCACGGCCGAGGGCGGCATCCTCAAGGCGATGGGAGTCCGACCGGGCATCCCCGATCTCTGCATCGTCTGGCAGGGGCGGGCCCATTGGATCGAGCTCAAGGCAGGCAAGGGCAAGCCCAGCGACGCGCAGAACGCTGCGGCCGGCCGTCTCGCCCAGTGCGGGTGTCCTCCGGTTCTGCTGGCACGTTCCCTCGACGATGTCGCGACCTGCTTGCGGGCGTTCGGCATTCCGACCCGCGAGGCGAGGGCCGCCGCATGA
- a CDS encoding N-acetyltransferase, producing MPHAVVGKPTRGAGTLARTPDRNVEDETVIGERTTVDCHAVVYAGARVGPHSIIGTHATVREGSVIGSRCVIGDHATVSHDCVVSDDVSVMDGAVVIGGTIIGQGSFIGPGVVMANDPDIEGLRNYKTPNDRLVPPVIGKRVVIGCGAVILPGVHIGDGATICAGAVVTKDVRPGDIVVGLPARPKLPRPANDPFAPITRFSPEIVEGEEPTTRPV from the coding sequence ATGCCGCACGCCGTCGTTGGGAAACCGACCCGAGGGGCCGGAACCCTCGCCCGCACTCCGGACAGGAACGTCGAGGACGAGACCGTCATCGGCGAGCGCACCACGGTCGACTGCCACGCCGTGGTCTATGCTGGCGCCCGGGTCGGCCCGCACAGCATCATCGGTACTCACGCCACAGTCCGCGAGGGATCGGTGATCGGCTCCCGCTGCGTGATCGGCGACCACGCCACTGTCTCCCATGACTGCGTCGTCTCGGACGACGTGAGCGTCATGGACGGGGCGGTGGTGATCGGCGGCACGATCATCGGGCAGGGTTCGTTCATCGGCCCCGGCGTCGTCATGGCGAACGACCCCGATATCGAGGGGCTGCGGAACTACAAGACCCCGAACGATCGCCTCGTGCCTCCCGTCATCGGCAAGCGTGTTGTGATCGGCTGCGGCGCGGTTATCCTCCCCGGGGTCCACATCGGGGACGGCGCCACGATCTGCGCGGGCGCCGTCGTGACCAAGGATGTGCGGCCTGGCGATATCGTCGTCGGCCTCCCGGCCCGTCCTAAGCTCCCCCGTCCCGCCAACGATCCATTCGCCCCCATCACCCGCTTCTCTCCCGAGATCGTGGAAGGCGAAGAGCCAACCACCCGCCCCGTCTAG
- the terL gene encoding phage terminase large subunit, protein MSVATSPTSWQSLSPSDWSRASALLRELRAVRAARRFTDFARLVYPRYEDAAHLRILAEKLEAVERGDITRLIVTMPPRHGKTWTTSHLFPSWFLGRNPERYVIAATYAQDFADDIGRAVRNIIAGEEFAEAFPSCKLADDNASIRRFSTNHGGSYFAVGAGGPITGRGADLLLIDDPIKGREDADSETMRRQLRDWYTAVAYTRLMPGGRVVLIQCLAGDTAIAMENGGNKRLDRIQPGDRVLSWNGTRFVGANVAAIIDNGPDQTYLIKTKRSAVRANARHPFLVLGQGGLEWVRTKDLRAGMRIVALRGALTQAPRVRLTGATSAPNAAACAHLTTTKQNGPPEQSRHPSCLTDGWQSGGSGDTGSVKPTLRDCSPSRAGCAQSAEQTEASADPGIGLQTLSRITITTQDGCEACSATTATELQDELAIPAFWNEPSNTSGIDTDEVVSVDLGAVERVYDLTVDGAHNFVADGLVSHNTRWREDDLAGWLLKEHAHEEWETVDFPAILPDGSPLWPERFDLDALKRIERTLPSRDWSALYMQRPTVEEGGILKRHWWQRWSRSEPPPIEHVVLSLDTAFSEKDSADFSAATVWGYFRSKDTEDDTKSPKVYDNIILLDAWQGRVDFPDLRAQCKALIKKHEPDTVLIEKKASGQSLIQELRRQGIPVVAYTPDRDKVARAYSVQSIFESDCVWAPAGKSFADMVIDQCAAFPTGAHDDLVDCTVQALIRFRQSGRLSLDTDPFDEPAPKEPRKRDFSYYA, encoded by the coding sequence ATGAGCGTCGCAACGAGTCCGACATCTTGGCAGAGCTTGTCGCCCTCGGACTGGTCCCGAGCGAGCGCGCTGCTGAGGGAGCTGCGAGCGGTAAGGGCGGCGCGTCGGTTCACTGATTTCGCGCGGCTGGTCTATCCGCGCTACGAGGACGCTGCCCACCTTCGCATTCTGGCCGAGAAACTGGAGGCGGTGGAGCGGGGCGACATCACCCGCCTGATCGTCACGATGCCGCCGAGACACGGCAAGACCTGGACGACGAGCCACCTGTTCCCGTCGTGGTTCCTGGGGCGCAACCCCGAGCGATACGTGATCGCCGCGACCTACGCGCAGGACTTCGCCGACGATATCGGCCGGGCGGTGCGCAACATCATCGCGGGCGAGGAATTCGCCGAGGCGTTCCCGTCGTGCAAGCTGGCCGACGACAATGCCAGCATCCGGCGTTTCTCGACCAATCACGGCGGGTCGTACTTCGCGGTCGGTGCCGGCGGCCCGATCACCGGGCGTGGTGCCGACCTTCTGCTGATCGACGACCCGATCAAGGGCCGCGAGGACGCGGACAGCGAGACGATGCGCCGCCAGCTTCGGGACTGGTACACGGCCGTCGCCTATACCCGATTGATGCCGGGCGGGCGGGTGGTGCTGATCCAGTGCCTCGCCGGCGACACCGCGATTGCAATGGAGAATGGTGGCAACAAGCGGCTGGACAGGATTCAGCCCGGCGATCGAGTGCTTTCGTGGAATGGCACAAGGTTTGTTGGGGCGAACGTAGCGGCCATCATTGATAATGGTCCCGATCAAACCTATTTGATTAAGACAAAGAGAAGTGCTGTGCGTGCAAACGCGCGGCATCCCTTCTTGGTTCTTGGTCAAGGTGGTCTTGAATGGGTGAGAACGAAAGACTTGCGGGCTGGAATGCGTATAGTCGCGCTCCGAGGGGCGCTTACGCAGGCGCCTCGTGTTCGATTGACGGGTGCGACAAGCGCGCCAAATGCCGCGGCATGTGCGCATCTCACTACAACAAAGCAAAATGGGCCGCCGGAGCAAAGCCGCCATCCCTCTTGTCTGACCGACGGCTGGCAAAGCGGCGGGAGTGGCGATACGGGATCAGTCAAGCCGACTTTGAGAGACTGCTCGCCGAGCAGGGCGGGCTGTGCGCAATCTGCCGAACAGACGGAAGCGTCGGCCGACCCCGGCATTGGGTTACAAACCTTGTCCCGGATCACAATCACGACACAGGACGGGTGCGAGGCTTGCTCTGCAACGACTGCAACAGAATTGCAGGACGAACTCGCGATACCAGCATTTTGGAACGAGCCATCGAATACGTCCGGGATCGATACTGACGAAGTTGTCAGCGTCGATCTGGGCGCCGTCGAAAGGGTTTACGATCTAACGGTCGACGGCGCCCACAACTTCGTCGCGGACGGGCTGGTGTCCCATAATACGAGGTGGAGGGAAGACGACCTCGCCGGGTGGCTGTTGAAAGAACACGCCCACGAGGAATGGGAGACGGTCGACTTTCCGGCGATCCTGCCGGACGGCTCGCCCCTGTGGCCCGAGCGGTTCGACCTCGACGCATTGAAGCGGATCGAGCGCACCTTGCCCTCGCGGGACTGGTCCGCGCTCTACATGCAGCGGCCGACCGTCGAAGAGGGCGGCATCCTCAAACGCCACTGGTGGCAACGGTGGTCGCGATCCGAGCCCCCGCCGATCGAGCATGTGGTTCTCTCGCTCGATACCGCATTCAGCGAGAAGGACAGCGCGGACTTCTCCGCCGCGACGGTCTGGGGCTACTTCCGTTCCAAGGACACCGAGGACGATACGAAGTCCCCGAAGGTCTACGACAACATCATCCTCTTGGACGCATGGCAGGGCCGGGTGGACTTCCCCGATCTCCGCGCCCAGTGCAAGGCGCTCATCAAGAAGCACGAGCCCGACACGGTGCTGATCGAGAAGAAGGCATCCGGGCAATCGCTGATCCAGGAGCTTCGCCGGCAGGGCATTCCGGTCGTTGCCTACACGCCCGATCGCGACAAGGTCGCCCGTGCCTACTCGGTGCAGTCGATATTCGAGAGCGACTGTGTCTGGGCCCCGGCCGGCAAGAGTTTCGCCGACATGGTGATCGACCAGTGTGCGGCGTTCCCCACCGGGGCGCATGACGATCTCGTGGACTGCACGGTTCAGGCCCTGATCCGGTTCCGGCAGTCCGGGCGCCTGTCGCTCGACACCGACCCGTTCGACGAGCCGGCACCGAAAGAGCCGCGGAAGCGGGATTTCAGCTACTACGCGTAG
- a CDS encoding site-specific DNA-methyltransferase has protein sequence MTRRVERIGDATLHLGDCLEILPTLGKVDAVVTDPPYPNNAGHFVDGIARARRFCASLPCAHWQVFWTEVEAPPVPLPLVAVHVWYRTNTNRPDNYEPIFEFRADGQKRASRVLPYCVIAPGLTGIEASGHPTEKHVGLMSDLVKRAEGTILDPFMGSGTTGVACAKLGRKFIGIEIDPGYFDIACRRIDDAYRQRDLFRDAAPVEPKSIQPSLLGDAA, from the coding sequence ATGACCAGGCGGGTCGAGCGCATCGGGGACGCCACCCTGCATCTGGGCGACTGCCTCGAAATCCTCCCGACGCTCGGGAAGGTGGATGCGGTGGTGACGGACCCGCCGTATCCGAACAACGCCGGTCATTTTGTGGATGGCATCGCGCGGGCACGGAGATTCTGCGCTTCTCTGCCATGCGCTCACTGGCAAGTATTCTGGACTGAAGTCGAAGCGCCTCCTGTTCCGCTGCCGCTGGTCGCTGTCCACGTTTGGTATCGCACCAATACGAATCGGCCAGACAACTACGAGCCGATCTTTGAGTTTCGAGCGGATGGGCAGAAGCGAGCAAGTCGGGTGTTGCCATATTGCGTCATTGCGCCGGGCTTGACGGGCATTGAGGCAAGTGGCCACCCGACTGAAAAGCATGTCGGGTTGATGTCTGATCTTGTGAAGCGAGCGGAAGGCACCATCCTCGACCCCTTCATGGGCTCCGGCACCACGGGTGTCGCCTGCGCGAAGTTGGGCCGGAAGTTCATCGGCATCGAGATCGACCCCGGCTACTTCGACATCGCCTGCCGCCGGATCGACGACGCCTACCGCCAGCGCGATCTGTTCCGGGACGCCGCGCCCGTAGAGCCCAAGTCCATCCAGCCATCCCTTCTCGGGGATGCCGCATGA